In one window of Gemmatimonadota bacterium DNA:
- a CDS encoding serine/threonine protein kinase, whose product MTTPPPLTIFERVEAALGQRFRLETMVAASRERVLFTAQDKLLTRRVSLRVNLYPDDQTRAWFLREAEALAQLDHPAIRHVYDAGVVGDIAFRVGNWIDGESLLEATQRGPRPFPAVHILARDVLSGLEHAHAHGVVLRRIAPTSLLVNLGGRGTVTDLRFSNWTLPAIPAGEMPSAQAFMAPEVRSGATGDPTSDIYTAGAILYYAVTGQEPPLDSRELRPPSELRPNCPRAIERILLRALRPVADDRYLSAAEMLEDFASDAGTFENAAVMVQVSPRLLPGESDDGRHWEKRLRRALGDDYELLSLLGRGGYGRVYRVRDLHLEREVALKVLHPHLTADPAVVERFRREAQLAGRLSHANIVQIYDIGGRSGLLWYTMELVKGPNLAQLVEKEGPLPVERVVRLLKESLSALAQAHASGLVHRDLKPENMLIDQTGSLQITDFGLALALRGQGRFGGATSQSGTPMFASPEQLLGERVDQRSDLYSLAAVAYYALLGEPPFFGQTVEQVLTRQTTNQRPELLERRSDVGEDLARVLERGLHAEVEQRYPSAAEFLMALNRATTRGLRRRSGEWAQAALRWWKP is encoded by the coding sequence ATGACGACGCCCCCTCCCCTCACCATCTTCGAACGCGTGGAAGCGGCGCTGGGCCAGCGCTTCCGGCTGGAGACGATGGTGGCCGCCTCGCGCGAACGGGTGCTCTTCACGGCGCAGGACAAGCTGCTCACCCGTCGGGTCTCCCTGCGGGTCAACCTCTATCCCGATGACCAGACCCGGGCCTGGTTCCTGCGCGAGGCGGAGGCGCTGGCCCAGCTCGATCACCCCGCCATCCGGCACGTCTACGACGCCGGCGTGGTGGGCGACATCGCCTTCCGGGTGGGCAACTGGATCGACGGGGAGAGCCTGCTCGAGGCCACCCAGCGCGGCCCCCGCCCCTTCCCGGCCGTCCACATCCTCGCCCGCGACGTGCTGAGCGGGCTGGAGCACGCCCACGCGCACGGCGTGGTGCTGCGGCGGATCGCCCCGACCTCGCTGCTGGTGAACCTGGGCGGGCGCGGCACGGTCACCGACCTCCGCTTCTCCAACTGGACCCTGCCGGCCATCCCCGCGGGCGAGATGCCGAGCGCCCAGGCCTTCATGGCGCCCGAGGTCCGGAGCGGCGCCACCGGCGACCCCACGAGCGACATCTACACCGCCGGCGCGATTCTCTATTACGCCGTGACCGGACAGGAGCCGCCGCTCGACTCCCGCGAGCTGCGCCCGCCCTCCGAGCTGCGCCCCAACTGCCCCCGCGCCATCGAGCGGATCCTGCTCCGGGCCCTGCGCCCCGTGGCCGACGACCGCTACCTCTCCGCGGCAGAGATGCTGGAGGACTTCGCGAGCGACGCGGGGACCTTCGAGAACGCGGCGGTGATGGTGCAGGTGAGCCCCCGCCTCCTCCCCGGCGAGTCGGACGACGGGCGCCACTGGGAGAAGCGGCTCCGCCGCGCCCTGGGCGACGACTACGAGCTGCTCTCGCTGCTGGGCCGGGGCGGCTATGGCCGGGTGTACCGGGTGCGCGACCTGCACCTGGAGCGCGAGGTGGCCCTCAAGGTGCTGCACCCGCACCTGACCGCCGACCCGGCGGTGGTGGAGCGGTTCCGGCGGGAGGCGCAGCTGGCGGGGCGGCTCTCCCACGCGAACATCGTGCAGATCTACGACATCGGCGGGCGGTCGGGGCTGCTCTGGTACACCATGGAGCTGGTGAAGGGCCCCAACCTGGCGCAGCTGGTGGAAAAGGAAGGCCCCCTCCCGGTGGAGCGGGTGGTGCGGCTGCTCAAGGAGTCGCTCAGCGCGCTGGCGCAGGCCCACGCGAGCGGCCTGGTGCACCGCGACCTCAAGCCCGAGAACATGTTGATCGACCAGACCGGGTCGCTCCAGATCACCGACTTCGGCCTGGCGCTGGCGCTGCGGGGCCAGGGGCGCTTCGGCGGCGCCACCAGCCAGAGCGGCACCCCGATGTTCGCGAGCCCCGAGCAGCTGCTGGGCGAGCGGGTGGACCAGCGCTCCGACCTCTACAGCCTGGCCGCGGTGGCGTACTACGCCCTGCTGGGGGAGCCCCCGTTCTTCGGGCAGACGGTGGAGCAGGTGCTCACCCGGCAGACCACCAACCAGCGGCCGGAGCTGCTGGAGCGGCGGTCCGACGTGGGGGAGGACCTGGCTCGGGTATTGGAGCGCGGGCTGCACGCCGAGGTGGAGCAGCGCTACCCCTCCGCCGCGGAGTTCCTGATGGCCCTCAACCGGGCCACCACCAGGGGGTTACGGCGCCGGAGCGGGGAATGGGCCCAGGCCGCCCTCCGGTGGTGGAAACCCTAG
- a CDS encoding CGNR zinc finger domain-containing protein produces MADPEFLLLGDALWLEFVNTAHTPPGPTDTLADPGAWLRWTKAVRVEPPADRASFAEARAFRTRLLALARALDEGRSPSPGAIEAINARLGALDGREQLVRVGGSWRLRFQVARPPAALQAIAQSAAASLANPLVVVRHCANPECGLFFADESPQQARRWCSRSRCGDRGRIERRRGSRPTPLLADG; encoded by the coding sequence ATGGCCGATCCCGAGTTCCTGCTGCTCGGCGACGCGCTGTGGCTCGAATTCGTGAACACCGCGCACACGCCCCCCGGCCCCACCGATACCCTGGCCGATCCCGGCGCCTGGCTGCGCTGGACCAAGGCGGTCCGCGTGGAGCCGCCGGCCGATCGCGCCAGCTTTGCGGAGGCGCGCGCCTTCCGGACCAGGCTGCTGGCGCTGGCCCGCGCCCTGGACGAGGGGCGCAGCCCCTCCCCCGGGGCAATCGAGGCGATCAATGCCCGGCTGGGGGCGCTGGATGGCCGGGAGCAGCTGGTGCGGGTCGGTGGCAGCTGGCGGCTCCGGTTCCAGGTGGCGCGGCCTCCCGCGGCGCTGCAGGCCATCGCCCAGTCGGCGGCGGCCAGCCTGGCCAACCCCCTGGTGGTGGTGCGGCACTGCGCCAACCCGGAGTGCGGGCTGTTCTTCGCCGATGAATCGCCGCAGCAGGCCCGGCGCTGGTGCAGCCGCAGCCGCTGCGGCGACCGGGGCCGGATCGAGCGGCGGCGCGGCAGCCGGCCCACCCCCCTCCTCGCCGACGGCTAG